The proteins below are encoded in one region of Bremerella sp. P1:
- a CDS encoding c-type cytochrome domain-containing protein, translated as MRYTLPLLVLFAMTTLAAAEDAKPAGDKVEKITYEDHVRPILREHCFNCHNQGDAKGGLNLESFGATLEGGASGEVVIPQDVESSRLFALINGDETPEMPPGQDPIAQEKRDIIAKWIELGALENSGSKAAVKKKSGLAMSGPVTTGKPEGPAAMPEGLWKAPVLDLDSSGAITAMAHSPWAPLVAIAGQKQIALYNTDTLKLLGVIPYPQGIPYILRFSRNGEVLMAGGGRGGYAGSVTLFNVRNGKPLVTVGDEYDAVLAADVSPDLSRVALGGPQRLIRIYSTADGSLLHEVKKHTDWVTSIAYSPDGVLLASADRSNGLFVWEAETAREYMNLQGHKQSINAVSWQPDSNVLASASSDNDVKLWAMIDGKNIKSFGAHGGGSEWVSYTHDGRMVTAGRDKVAKVWAGDGKELARTPGFADLTLRSCFNHDGTKIVVGDWTGEIRVYQIEGMKELGKLKAVTPTYDEMIASLQTEIGTFDKAAADTGAAAAAAKTAFDNHLAAIENTKTASNNAKAAMDAAAKKIEELKKAIADSEAKQKQQEQEAAAKDADAKKWAGEIAKAEQSLNQVNAKLADYGKKIQEKSSVLTSSKNAQAEHQKQLDELKKQLASQQQAMEAAKKKVADLDAKIAEAIKQKETTPDDQKESKQKEIDSFNGEKSAAQAEVDKFAAEAKKSTGAIAAKDAELKKDAEQIAAAEAEVKQLQEETNKANAEKANAEKAIATAKQNKQTADTQLASAKSAIEAAKKAKEDAAKETGNQQNLIKKYDDDMKKQAEQLKKLEEAKPNVEKAMNDQAAAAKAAADKAAAAKAELEALKKEMADFAAYPAKLQAEQQAMLTGIKTQEQQVAEAAAQQAEMEKKMQEKLDQIAKLQAELDKVMEEKSAVYAQLREHKQKVEAGTDEMATAQAKLEELKRQAELLQNLYQ; from the coding sequence ATGCGTTACACCCTCCCACTTCTGGTTTTATTCGCAATGACCACGCTGGCCGCGGCTGAAGATGCCAAGCCAGCCGGCGACAAGGTCGAGAAGATCACCTACGAGGACCACGTTCGTCCGATCTTGCGCGAGCATTGCTTCAACTGCCATAACCAAGGTGATGCCAAAGGCGGTCTGAACCTCGAAAGCTTCGGCGCCACGCTTGAAGGTGGTGCCAGTGGCGAGGTGGTGATCCCGCAAGATGTCGAAAGCTCGCGTCTGTTCGCACTCATCAACGGGGATGAAACTCCCGAGATGCCACCAGGGCAGGACCCGATCGCGCAGGAAAAGCGAGACATCATCGCCAAGTGGATCGAACTGGGTGCGCTTGAAAACAGTGGCTCGAAGGCCGCAGTTAAAAAGAAAAGTGGCCTGGCAATGTCTGGCCCCGTGACCACCGGTAAGCCGGAAGGTCCTGCCGCCATGCCGGAAGGTTTGTGGAAAGCCCCCGTGCTGGATCTCGACAGCAGTGGTGCGATCACCGCCATGGCCCATAGCCCTTGGGCACCGCTGGTTGCCATTGCCGGTCAGAAACAAATTGCTCTGTACAACACCGATACGCTGAAACTATTGGGCGTGATTCCTTACCCGCAAGGCATTCCATACATCCTTCGCTTCAGCCGTAACGGCGAAGTGCTGATGGCTGGTGGTGGCCGTGGTGGCTACGCCGGCAGCGTGACGCTCTTCAATGTGCGTAACGGTAAGCCGCTGGTCACCGTGGGCGATGAATACGATGCCGTGCTGGCTGCCGACGTCTCACCAGATCTTTCGCGTGTTGCTCTGGGTGGTCCTCAACGACTGATTCGCATCTACTCGACGGCGGACGGTTCGCTGCTGCACGAAGTTAAGAAGCACACCGACTGGGTTACCTCGATCGCTTACAGCCCCGATGGCGTTTTGCTGGCTTCGGCCGATCGCTCGAACGGATTGTTCGTTTGGGAAGCTGAAACGGCTCGCGAATATATGAACCTCCAGGGTCACAAGCAAAGCATCAATGCCGTTTCGTGGCAGCCGGACTCCAACGTGTTGGCTTCTGCCAGCAGCGATAACGACGTCAAGCTGTGGGCCATGATCGACGGCAAGAATATCAAGTCGTTTGGTGCCCACGGTGGTGGTTCCGAGTGGGTCAGCTACACCCACGACGGACGCATGGTCACGGCCGGTCGCGACAAGGTCGCCAAGGTTTGGGCCGGTGACGGAAAGGAACTTGCCCGGACGCCTGGCTTTGCTGATCTGACGCTGCGTTCCTGTTTCAATCACGACGGAACCAAGATCGTGGTGGGTGACTGGACTGGTGAAATTCGCGTCTATCAAATCGAAGGGATGAAGGAACTCGGCAAGCTGAAAGCCGTCACTCCGACCTACGACGAGATGATCGCTTCGCTGCAGACCGAAATCGGTACGTTCGACAAGGCTGCTGCCGATACAGGTGCCGCCGCTGCGGCAGCGAAGACAGCTTTTGACAATCACCTCGCTGCGATCGAGAACACCAAGACGGCCAGCAACAACGCCAAGGCCGCCATGGACGCCGCTGCGAAGAAGATCGAAGAGCTGAAGAAGGCCATCGCCGATTCGGAAGCGAAGCAGAAGCAACAAGAGCAAGAAGCCGCCGCGAAAGATGCCGACGCCAAGAAGTGGGCCGGCGAAATCGCCAAGGCGGAGCAGTCCCTGAACCAGGTGAATGCCAAGCTGGCCGACTACGGCAAGAAGATCCAAGAGAAGAGTTCAGTGCTAACGTCTTCCAAGAACGCTCAGGCCGAACACCAGAAGCAACTCGATGAGCTGAAGAAACAGCTCGCTTCGCAGCAGCAAGCCATGGAAGCTGCCAAGAAGAAGGTCGCCGACCTGGATGCCAAGATCGCGGAAGCGATCAAGCAGAAGGAAACAACGCCGGACGATCAGAAAGAATCGAAGCAGAAGGAAATTGATTCGTTCAATGGCGAAAAGTCGGCCGCTCAGGCAGAAGTTGATAAGTTCGCTGCCGAAGCGAAGAAGTCGACCGGCGCGATCGCCGCCAAGGACGCTGAGCTGAAGAAAGATGCCGAGCAAATCGCTGCCGCCGAAGCGGAAGTGAAGCAGCTTCAGGAAGAGACCAACAAGGCCAATGCGGAGAAAGCCAACGCCGAAAAGGCAATCGCCACGGCCAAGCAGAACAAGCAGACCGCCGATACCCAATTGGCTTCGGCCAAGTCGGCGATCGAAGCTGCCAAGAAGGCCAAGGAAGATGCTGCCAAGGAAACGGGCAATCAGCAGAACCTGATCAAGAAGTACGACGACGACATGAAGAAGCAGGCCGAGCAGCTCAAGAAGCTGGAAGAAGCCAAGCCGAATGTCGAGAAAGCCATGAACGATCAGGCCGCCGCTGCCAAGGCTGCTGCCGACAAAGCGGCTGCCGCCAAGGCCGAGTTGGAAGCGCTCAAGAAGGAAATGGCTGACTTCGCGGCTTACCCAGCCAAGCTGCAAGCCGAACAGCAAGCCATGCTGACGGGTATCAAGACCCAGGAACAGCAAGTTGCTGAAGCTGCTGCCCAGCAGGCCGAGATGGAAAAGAAGATGCAAGAGAAGCTAGATCAAATCGCCAAGCTTCAAGCTGAACTCGATAAGGTCATGGAAGAGAAGTCGGCCGTTTATGCCCAGCTTCGCGAGCACAAGCAAAAGGTCGAAGCGGGCACCGACGAAATGGCAACCGCTCAGGCCAAGCTGGAAGAGCTGAAGCGTCAAGCGGAACTGCTCCAGAACCTGTACCAGTAA
- a CDS encoding DUF1549 and DUF1553 domain-containing protein, with amino-acid sequence MICLAATTAQAETAIREINVYPSSIELLTSRDAQHYVVVATRDDDVTLDVTAQATATLASEGSVKRDGNLILPVADGETTLKIEYAGHKVEIPVKVAQATDERPVSFHLDVMPVFMRAGCNTGSCHGAARGKDGFRLSLFGFDPSGDYFRTTREQATRRINLADPQASLLLEKAIGSVPHTGGKLFEKDSDYYATLLRWLETGAKLDEGEVPRCDRIEIYPPKAVLEGEGAQQSFIVKAFYADGTTRDVTDLAVFMSNNDNSAPIDEHGLCTASKRGEAFVMARFDTHTVGSQVVVLPKDLQYEKPQVAGNYIDELVGSKLHKLRIVPSEICSDEEFLRRATVDITGLLPTEEEYTLFMTDTSADKRAKLVDRLLERKEFSEIWAMRWAELLMIKSTNRVSDKSAFLYYSWLTEQISNDVPLDQMVRDLLSASGGTFSNPPTNYYEIETDTLKTAENVAQVFMGLRTQCAQCHNHPFDRWTMDDYYGFAAFFAQIGRKNTEDYRERIIYNRGGGDVRHLVGNTVMEPKFLGGVEPDLKGRDRREVLAEWLTAPENPYFASSVANRVWASFFGVGIVDPVDDVRVSNPASNPELYATLGNKLVEYNYDFKKLVRDICASKAYQRTTVPNDSNKSDTKNFAYAQVRRIQAEQLLDCISQATNHDEKFRGLPLGSRAVQIADGKTSNYFLTTFGRSERETVCTCEASTSPTLSQALHMLNGSATQDKIGRGKLVEDWVKEELTNDQIIDKIYIRCLSRKPTAEEREKLTAVLKEEENRQRGLEDVFWAVLNSREFMFNH; translated from the coding sequence ATGATTTGTCTGGCAGCGACCACTGCCCAGGCCGAGACCGCCATTCGCGAAATCAACGTCTATCCCAGTTCGATTGAATTGCTGACCAGCCGGGACGCTCAGCATTATGTCGTTGTCGCGACACGTGATGATGACGTCACGTTGGATGTGACCGCTCAGGCCACCGCCACCTTAGCTTCCGAAGGAAGCGTCAAGCGGGATGGCAATTTGATCCTCCCGGTCGCCGATGGCGAAACGACTTTGAAGATCGAGTATGCCGGTCACAAAGTCGAGATTCCGGTGAAGGTCGCCCAGGCAACGGACGAACGTCCGGTCAGTTTTCATCTCGACGTGATGCCTGTCTTCATGCGTGCTGGCTGTAACACCGGTAGCTGCCACGGTGCCGCTCGCGGTAAGGACGGCTTCCGTTTGTCGCTGTTTGGTTTCGATCCATCGGGTGACTACTTCCGCACCACCCGCGAACAGGCAACCCGCCGTATCAACCTTGCCGATCCTCAAGCCAGCTTGCTGCTGGAAAAGGCCATCGGTAGCGTTCCTCACACCGGTGGTAAGCTGTTTGAGAAAGACTCCGACTACTACGCCACCTTGCTGCGTTGGTTGGAAACGGGTGCCAAGCTCGACGAAGGCGAAGTGCCCCGATGCGACCGGATCGAGATCTACCCGCCCAAGGCCGTTCTGGAAGGGGAAGGGGCTCAGCAGTCGTTCATCGTCAAAGCTTTCTACGCCGACGGTACCACGCGTGACGTGACCGATCTGGCCGTCTTCATGTCCAACAATGACAACTCCGCTCCGATCGACGAGCACGGTTTGTGTACCGCCTCGAAGCGTGGTGAAGCATTCGTCATGGCTCGCTTCGATACCCACACCGTCGGTAGCCAGGTCGTCGTTCTGCCGAAAGACCTGCAGTACGAGAAGCCTCAGGTTGCTGGCAACTACATCGACGAGCTGGTCGGTTCCAAGCTGCACAAGCTGCGTATCGTTCCTAGCGAGATCTGCTCGGACGAAGAGTTCCTCCGTCGTGCCACGGTCGATATCACCGGCCTGCTGCCTACGGAAGAAGAATACACCCTGTTCATGACAGACACTTCGGCCGACAAGCGAGCCAAGCTGGTCGATCGTCTGCTTGAGCGAAAAGAGTTTTCGGAAATCTGGGCCATGCGTTGGGCCGAGCTGTTGATGATCAAGAGCACCAACCGCGTGAGCGATAAGTCGGCCTTCCTGTACTACAGCTGGTTGACCGAACAGATCTCGAACGACGTTCCGTTAGATCAGATGGTTCGCGACCTGCTGTCCGCTTCGGGTGGTACCTTCAGCAACCCGCCAACGAACTACTACGAAATCGAAACCGATACCCTGAAGACCGCCGAAAACGTGGCTCAGGTCTTCATGGGTCTGCGAACCCAGTGTGCCCAGTGTCATAACCATCCGTTCGATCGTTGGACGATGGATGACTACTATGGCTTCGCTGCGTTCTTCGCTCAGATCGGTCGTAAGAACACCGAAGACTACCGCGAGCGAATCATCTACAACCGCGGCGGTGGTGACGTGCGTCACCTGGTCGGCAACACGGTCATGGAACCGAAGTTCCTGGGTGGTGTTGAACCGGACCTGAAGGGACGCGATCGTCGTGAAGTGCTCGCCGAGTGGCTGACCGCTCCCGAGAATCCTTACTTCGCCAGCAGCGTTGCTAATCGCGTCTGGGCCAGCTTCTTTGGTGTCGGTATTGTCGATCCAGTCGACGACGTCCGCGTGAGTAACCCGGCCTCGAACCCAGAGCTGTACGCTACGCTTGGCAACAAGCTGGTCGAGTACAACTACGACTTCAAGAAGCTCGTTCGTGATATCTGTGCCTCGAAGGCCTATCAGCGAACGACCGTTCCTAACGACAGTAACAAGTCCGATACCAAGAACTTCGCTTACGCCCAGGTTCGTCGGATCCAGGCCGAGCAACTCTTGGACTGCATCAGTCAGGCAACCAACCACGACGAGAAGTTCCGTGGTCTGCCGCTCGGTTCGCGAGCCGTTCAGATTGCTGACGGGAAGACGTCCAATTACTTCCTGACGACCTTTGGTCGCAGCGAACGTGAAACGGTTTGTACGTGTGAGGCTTCCACCTCGCCGACCCTGTCCCAGGCCCTGCACATGCTTAATGGCTCGGCCACGCAAGACAAGATCGGACGTGGCAAGCTGGTCGAAGATTGGGTCAAGGAAGAACTGACCAACGATCAGATCATCGACAAGATTTACATCCGCTGCTTGAGTCGCAAGCCAACGGCGGAAGAACGAGAGAAGCTCACGGCTGTTCTCAAGGAAGAAGAGAACCGTCAACGCGGTCTCGAGGACGTCTTTTGGGCGGTCCTTAACTCCCGTGAGTTCATGTTTAACCACTAA
- a CDS encoding PPC domain-containing protein, protein MKRLHVLLLATVITTLISADILAAKPSFTRINPPGFQRGQEIEVLLQGDRLKDAQEILYFEPGVSTKSIVAEDDKKVKVTLNVAPDCRLGQHGMRLRTATGLSDVVLFYVGALPEIEEKEPNSDFKEPQVVEMGTTVNGIIQNEDVDYFVIEAKKGQRITAELTGLRLGLTFFDPYIAILNEQRFELAKSDDEPLLFQDCLCSLLAPEDGKYIIQVRESSYGGNGNCAYRLSVGSFPRPKGIYPTGGKPGEEIEVTWIGDPSGTQTAKVRLPEKEGEFMYYPEDQYGIAPSPNRLFVSSLPGVVEKEPNNDRKEATPMQGPGVASGVIEEKGDYDCFAFPAKKGQEFDVRVYAREDLRSYLDPVVDVYQQSNGKRLGGNDDTGGNIDSYVRVKAEEDTDLVVRVRDHLGSGSPLNIYRVEVTQRTPSLVVEIPEVERYKARTMSVPQDNYMAVLLTARRENFGGELIFDFKDLPEGIEVITFPMAENTNKLPVLMRAKPDAQPNGKLVDVVAKPTNEAIKVEGHVLQRTMLVRGQNNRDVWGHDSDRMSVAVVEKVPYKLEIVQPKVPVVRDGSMKLKVKATRAEGFEEEIRLRLLDDPPGIGASRSIKIEKGQTEAEIPVTANGGAAIGVHKICVLGTSGLSEVASPFADLEVADRVVDFAFNQAACEQGQETQIIVGLTAKRDFPGEATVQLLGMPSGVTTEPVKVTKDAEKAVFNVKVAKEAKDGKHKSIVARITVTENEEPIVQTNGNIELRVDKPLPPKVATAKPKDDGKKEEAPKPKPERPLSRLEQLRLAKEMGE, encoded by the coding sequence ATGAAACGCCTCCATGTTCTTCTTTTGGCTACGGTCATCACGACGCTGATCTCAGCTGATATCCTAGCTGCGAAGCCGAGTTTCACGCGAATCAACCCTCCCGGTTTTCAGCGCGGTCAAGAGATCGAGGTGCTGCTGCAAGGGGATCGCCTGAAGGATGCCCAAGAGATTCTGTATTTCGAGCCGGGTGTCTCGACGAAATCGATCGTCGCGGAAGACGACAAGAAGGTGAAAGTCACCCTGAATGTCGCCCCCGATTGTCGCCTTGGCCAGCACGGCATGCGGCTACGCACGGCGACCGGCCTGAGTGATGTGGTTCTCTTCTATGTCGGAGCTCTGCCCGAAATCGAAGAGAAAGAGCCCAATAGCGACTTCAAAGAACCGCAAGTCGTCGAGATGGGCACCACCGTCAACGGCATCATTCAGAATGAAGACGTCGACTACTTCGTGATCGAAGCGAAGAAGGGCCAGCGGATCACCGCCGAATTGACCGGCCTTCGTTTGGGTCTGACCTTTTTCGATCCATACATTGCCATTCTCAACGAACAGCGTTTTGAACTCGCCAAGAGCGACGATGAACCACTGTTGTTCCAAGACTGCCTCTGCTCGCTGTTGGCTCCCGAAGATGGCAAGTACATCATTCAGGTTCGCGAAAGCAGCTACGGCGGAAATGGTAACTGTGCTTATCGCCTGAGCGTTGGCAGCTTCCCACGTCCTAAGGGTATTTACCCAACCGGTGGCAAGCCTGGTGAAGAGATCGAAGTTACCTGGATTGGTGATCCTTCGGGAACGCAGACCGCCAAGGTTCGCTTGCCTGAGAAGGAAGGCGAATTCATGTACTATCCCGAAGATCAGTACGGGATCGCTCCTTCCCCCAATCGCCTGTTCGTTTCGAGCCTGCCTGGCGTCGTCGAAAAGGAACCTAACAACGACCGCAAAGAGGCCACGCCCATGCAAGGGCCAGGCGTCGCCAGCGGTGTGATTGAAGAGAAGGGTGACTACGACTGCTTCGCTTTCCCCGCCAAGAAGGGGCAAGAGTTTGACGTTCGCGTCTATGCTCGCGAAGACTTGCGTTCCTACTTGGATCCAGTCGTCGACGTCTATCAGCAATCCAACGGCAAGCGTCTGGGTGGCAACGATGACACCGGCGGAAACATCGATAGCTATGTTCGCGTCAAGGCGGAAGAAGACACCGACCTGGTTGTTCGCGTCCGAGACCACCTCGGCTCTGGCAGCCCGCTGAACATCTACCGCGTGGAAGTCACGCAGCGTACGCCCAGCCTGGTCGTCGAGATTCCTGAAGTCGAACGTTACAAGGCCCGGACGATGAGCGTTCCTCAAGACAACTACATGGCCGTCTTGCTCACCGCTCGCCGCGAAAACTTCGGTGGTGAACTGATTTTCGACTTCAAAGATCTGCCAGAAGGGATCGAAGTGATTACCTTCCCGATGGCTGAAAACACGAACAAGTTGCCTGTGTTGATGCGTGCGAAGCCCGATGCCCAACCGAACGGCAAATTGGTGGATGTTGTGGCGAAGCCGACCAACGAAGCAATCAAGGTCGAAGGGCACGTTCTGCAACGAACCATGCTCGTTCGTGGTCAGAACAACCGTGACGTGTGGGGGCATGACTCCGATCGTATGTCGGTTGCTGTCGTTGAGAAAGTTCCTTACAAACTCGAGATCGTTCAGCCCAAGGTTCCTGTTGTTCGCGACGGTTCGATGAAGCTGAAAGTCAAAGCGACGCGTGCCGAAGGGTTTGAAGAAGAAATTCGCCTTCGTTTGCTGGACGATCCACCGGGTATCGGTGCTTCCCGTTCGATCAAGATCGAAAAGGGTCAGACCGAAGCCGAGATTCCGGTGACGGCCAACGGTGGTGCAGCCATCGGCGTTCATAAGATCTGCGTTCTGGGAACCTCCGGTTTGTCCGAAGTCGCTTCCCCCTTCGCTGACCTGGAAGTTGCTGACCGCGTGGTTGACTTCGCGTTCAACCAGGCCGCTTGTGAGCAAGGTCAGGAAACTCAGATCATCGTCGGTTTGACCGCCAAGCGTGACTTCCCTGGTGAAGCAACGGTTCAGTTGCTCGGCATGCCGTCGGGCGTGACCACCGAACCAGTCAAAGTGACCAAAGACGCTGAAAAGGCTGTCTTCAATGTAAAGGTTGCCAAGGAAGCCAAAGACGGTAAGCACAAGTCGATCGTGGCCCGGATCACGGTTACCGAGAACGAAGAACCAATCGTTCAGACCAACGGTAACATTGAGCTTCGGGTCGACAAGCCGCTGCCACCGAAAGTGGCGACCGCCAAACCAAAGGATGACGGCAAGAAGGAAGAAGCTCCGAAGCCGAAACCAGAACGTCCGCTCAGTCGCCTGGAACAACTGCGACTGGCCAAGGAAATGGGCGAGTAA
- a CDS encoding DUF1501 domain-containing protein, translated as MKKCKGNPLSRRNFLTVGAAAGLGLSMSDMFRLQEAQAEIKQYDFIEAKAKSVIHIYLPGGAAQQELWDPKPYSPIEYRGEMKTVKTNTGEYFSEALPKTAQVADKLCIIRSMSHGEAAHERGTHNMFTGYRPSPALKFPSFGAVVSHEYGPRKNLPPYVCVPNVPNEYAGTGYLSSSFAPFSLGSDPASGGFKVRDLSLPGGVDDARFYRRRSALDAVNSYFAQKNESDQVAAMDTFYERAYSLVSSPEARDAFNIEAEDAKIRDEYGRNTAGQRMLMARRLVQSGVRMVTLTYGGWDMHQRITDSIKRQVPDFDQAFSALIRDLDRQGILDDTLVMVSSEFGRTPKINKDAGRDHWPKVFSVALAGGGLKKGYIHGASNATSSEPELDPVGPEDLATTMYHQLGIVADKELMAPGDRPIEIVDGGKVIKDLLA; from the coding sequence ATGAAGAAGTGCAAGGGGAACCCGCTGAGTCGACGTAATTTTCTTACCGTCGGCGCCGCGGCTGGTTTGGGGCTGAGCATGTCCGACATGTTCCGTCTGCAAGAGGCCCAGGCTGAAATCAAGCAGTATGATTTCATTGAAGCTAAGGCCAAGAGCGTCATTCATATCTACTTGCCGGGCGGTGCCGCTCAGCAAGAACTGTGGGATCCGAAGCCCTATTCGCCGATCGAATACCGAGGCGAAATGAAGACGGTCAAAACCAACACCGGCGAGTACTTCAGCGAAGCACTTCCTAAGACCGCTCAAGTTGCTGATAAGCTCTGCATCATCCGTTCGATGAGCCACGGTGAAGCCGCTCACGAACGTGGTACGCACAACATGTTCACCGGTTACCGTCCAAGCCCCGCATTGAAGTTCCCAAGCTTCGGTGCCGTGGTGAGCCACGAGTACGGTCCGCGTAAGAATCTGCCTCCTTACGTTTGTGTACCAAACGTACCAAACGAATACGCAGGTACTGGCTATCTGAGTTCGTCCTTTGCACCATTCTCGCTGGGTTCCGATCCGGCCAGTGGTGGTTTCAAGGTTCGCGACCTGAGCCTGCCAGGCGGCGTGGATGACGCTCGTTTCTATCGTCGTCGTTCGGCCCTGGATGCCGTTAACAGCTACTTCGCTCAGAAGAATGAGTCGGATCAAGTTGCGGCAATGGATACCTTCTACGAACGAGCTTACAGCCTAGTTTCGTCGCCAGAAGCTCGTGACGCCTTCAATATCGAAGCCGAAGATGCGAAGATTCGCGACGAATATGGTCGCAATACGGCTGGTCAGCGAATGCTGATGGCTCGACGTCTGGTTCAGTCTGGCGTTCGTATGGTTACGTTGACCTACGGCGGTTGGGACATGCACCAACGTATTACCGACAGCATCAAGCGTCAGGTGCCTGACTTCGATCAAGCCTTCTCGGCGCTCATTCGCGACCTGGACCGCCAAGGCATCCTGGACGACACGCTCGTGATGGTTTCCTCGGAATTTGGCCGTACGCCAAAGATCAACAAGGACGCCGGTCGCGATCACTGGCCGAAGGTGTTCAGCGTGGCATTGGCCGGTGGTGGTCTGAAGAAGGGCTACATCCACGGTGCCTCGAACGCCACTTCCAGCGAACCCGAACTCGACCCAGTCGGTCCTGAAGATCTTGCCACCACCATGTACCACCAGTTGGGCATCGTGGCTGACAAGGAACTGATGGCTCCTGGCGATCGTCCGATTGAAATCGTTGACGGTGGCAAGGTCATCAAAGACCTGCTGGCCTAA